Genomic segment of Chloroflexota bacterium:
ACCTCTTCCAGCTCCAGCGACGAGTTAATGGCCGCGTTGATGCGGTCCAGTCCCTCGATGGTCTCGGTGAGTTGCCGCTCGCGCTTGGTGGGGCTTGAAGTGAGCGCCACCACGGAGCTGTGCCCCTGGAGCAGGGCTTCGACGACCAGCGCCTGCAACTCCTCCAGGCGCTCGGCGGCGTGCAGCCGCTGCGACGCGTCCAGACGGGCCAGGTAGTCGGTCGCGGCGTGCCCCAGCCGTCGAATCGCCGTCGAGGCCAGCACCGCCGCCGAGCCTTCATGACTGGCGGCTTCCGCGCCGGCGGCGTTCAGGTGCTGGCGGAATTCCAGGGAGACGCCCAGGTGCAGCGCCAGGCGCGCCAGTTCGTGGGGCGGCGCGGTGACGCGTCCGCCTTCGCGGTCGGCGAGCCACAGGGCCAAGCTCTTGGCGTCAACCATGTCGGCGCCATTATCGGTGGACGGCGGCCTCATGTGGTCGGTTGGGCCGAAGGCGCCCGGTTCGTCAGCGGCCGGCGGCGCCGGTTTCGTCGCGATTGGCTGGCGTGGGAACCATCGTAAAGGGAGATCTGGCGGTCGCGGTTCGCGATGTCCGGCGGCGGGCGCGACGACCCGGCGTCGACGTTTGCGCGGCTGACGCCGGCCGGCATCCCGTGGCAATCAGTGTGATGCGCACGCCCTGGGACAGGCGCGGATCGATCACCGAGCCGAAGATGATGTTGGCGTCGTCGGCCACCACGTCGGCCACCGCCTGCGCGGCCGTATTCAACTCGACTAGCGTGACGTCTTCCGAGGCGGTGACGTTGAGCAGCACGCCCCGCGCGTCCTCGATGCTGGTTTCGAGCAGCGGGCTGTGCATGGCTTCGTTGACGGCCGTGACTGCCCGGTCCTCGCCGGAAGCTTCGCCCACCCCCATCAGCGCGGGGCCGGCGTTGGACATGACCGCGCGCACGTCCGCGAAGTCCACGTTGACGATTCCGGTCGTGAGGATGAGGTCGGTGATGCCCTGCACGCCGCGCTGCAGCATCTCGTCGGCGAGCACGAAGGCGTCGCCAATGCCCATGCGCGGATCGGACATCTTCAACAGCCGGTCGTTGTGGACCACGATGAGCGCGTCCACCTGCTCGCCAAGCGCCTGAATCCCGTCCGCGGCGATCTGGCCGCGGCGCGTGCCCTCGAAGGTGAACGGGCTCGTCACCACGCCAACCGTCAGCGCGCCCTGCTCCGAGGCGATCTCGGCGATTGCCGGCGCGGCGCCGGTGCCCGTGCCGCCGCCCATCCCTGCCGCAATGAACACCATGTCGGCGCCTTCCGTGGCCTCGGCCAGGGCGCCGGCGCTCTCGCTGGCCGCCTTCGCGCCGCGCCGCGGGTCGCCGCCCGCGCCGAGCTGCCCGGTGGTGTGCGTTCCGATCTGCACGATCTCGGAGGCGCGCGAGCCGCGCAGCGCCTGGGCGTCGGTATTCACGGCCACGAACTCCACGCCGTTGAGCCCGGCGTCGATCATGCGGTCCACCGCGTTCACCCCGGCGCCGCCCACGCCGATCACCCGAATCTGAGTGAAGCCCGTCGCCCGCCCCGGCAGCGGGGCGTCGCGCGACAGGATGCGCGGCACCAGCCCCGGCGGCCGGTTGTTGGCGTCCATGCGCGCGGGGTCGAAGCCGCCGCGGTCGCTAGGCGGCACGCGTGAGCACCTCCTCGGCCAGGGCCTCGTAGGCGTTGACCGCCCGGCGCACCCCGCGGCCACGCGCTCCGGGCGCAAAAATCGACAGCCCGGAGCTCGACGCTTCCAGGATCTTGCTATTCGTTGGAATCTTCGAGGCGAACATCTCCGCCTCCCACTGCTCCTGCAGATATCCGGCCACGTGCTTTTCCTCGCGCAGGCGTCGGTCGAACTTGTTGAGCACGATGCCAAGCACGCGCAGGTTCGGATTCACGATGGTCACCTCTTCGATGCTCTCCGTGAGCATCTGCAGGCCGCGCAGAGAGAAGAAGCGCGCCTCCGTGGGAATGATGACCCACTGCGCGGCGACCAGCGCGTTGAGCGTCAGCACGCCCAGCGACGGCGGCGTGTCGACGAGCACGAAATCGTAGTCGTTGTCGATGCGCATCACGTGCTCGCGCAGGCGCATCTCGCGACCCAGCTTGGTCTGAAGTTCGCTCTCCACCGCCGCCAGCTCCGGCGTGCCCGGCACAAGGTCGATGGCGATGTCCGTGGAGTCCTGCACGCGATAGCGCGGCAGCTCGGCGTCGCGGTGCAGCAGGGAATCCGCCAGCGAGGGCGACACGGCCTTGTCGAGGCCGAACGAAGACGTGAGGTTGCTCTGCGGGTCCGTGTCGATGACCAACACGCGCAGATCGTGGCGGGCCAACGTGACGGCAAGGTTGGCGGTGGTCGTGGTCTTGCCGACGCCGCCCTTCTGATTGGCAACGGCGATGGTGACAGCCATAGGCGTCTCCGAGCGCTGCCGCCCACGGGCCCCCACGGCAGACAAACGCCCGGAGCGATGGTAGGCGTCGCCCGCAATTGAGTCAACATAATTGTCGCCGGGGGTTCCGGCTCACAGGAAGTTCGTCATTCCGTGAACGTCCGCCATTCCCGCGTAGCGAGACCTTTGCGCAACCCCTCCGTCATTCCGGCGAAAGCCGGAATCCAGGGACCGCTCAACCTGTTAGCGCACGAGTAGGGGCGGTTCGCGAACCGCCCCCACCTCTATTTGCAATGGTCTCCGGCGGCGGGAATCGGCAATCCAGCCTCGGATTTCGCCGTCGCCGCTGGGAACGATTGCCCTCCAAACGGCGTACTTGTCTATGCAATACCCCGCCAAGCGCGGGCCATGAGGGCGGCTTATGACGGATGAACAGGCGGTCCTGCGTTGTCAGGACGGCGATCGTGAAGCCTTCCATCACCTGGTGGAACGCTACCAGGACCTGCTCTATCGCACGGCCATGCTGATGACCGGAAGCCGGGCGCTGGCCGAGGAGCTGGTCCAAGGAGCCCTGCGCTCGGCGTGGCGGGGCATCCACGGCTTCCAACACGGGTGCCCGGTCAAACCCTGGCTGATGCGCTATCTCGCCCGCGAGGGCGTGTCGCAGCGCCGCCGCCGGCCGACGGCCGGCGTTGTCCCAGCCGGTCCCGGGCAGCCGGACGACTCCGACGAGTCGCGGCACGAGCGCCAGGAGATGCGTCAGGCTCTGGCGGGCCTCGACGCCGACCAGCGGCACCTCCTGGTGCTGCACTACTTCGCCGATCTCACCGTCCCCCAGCTGGCGAAAGCCCTCGACGCTGGCGAGGACACCGTCAACACCCGCCTCGGCCGCGCGCTCGGTCAACTGCGCGAGGGACTTGAGGCACAAGGTGCCCAGGAGGTCGCCAACGATGGCTCCTAACTACTCCACCGACGAATCCCTGGGCGAAGCGCTGCGGGAGTATTTCGCGGCGGAAGCCCCCGAGCTGCGCGCGCCGACGAACCTTTGGGACACCCTCGAGGGGCGTCTCGAGGAGCCCCGGCGCATGCCGCGCATTCGACGCAAGGTCCTGGACGCCGCCTCGCGCTATTGGTTCCCCACGTTGGCCACCGGCGGAGCGGTCGCGGCGGGCGCCGTGCTGGCGGTCTGGGCGAGTTCGGCCAACTTCGGCGCCGGCGAAACGTATGAGGCAGTGGCGGAGGCCTACGCGCCGCCGGCCGCGACGGCAGCTCCGACGGCAGCGGCATTCCAGCCGATCCTCGCGACGCCAACCCCGAGGGTCGTCGTCCGAGAAGTGATCAAGGAAGTCCCGGTCGAGACCGTGGTGACGAAGGAAGTCATCAAGGAAGTCGCGGTTGAGAGGGTGGTAACGCAGGAAGTGATCAAGGAGGTCGAGGCCGTACGGGAGGTCGTGGTCGAGAAAGTCGTCGAGCGTTCGTCGGCTGCGTACTCACGCGCCCCCACCGCCCAGGCGGCACCGGCGCCCACGGCCCGCCCGGCGGCCACGACCTTCCAGGACAACCGGCGGCAGCCGGTGGTCGCCACGGCCGATGACGCGGTGTCGACCTTCAGCCTGGACACCGATCGCACGTCCTACCAGTTGGCGCTCAACTGGGCGCGGCAGGGCTACGACATCGAGCCGGACTCGGTGCGGGCCGAGGAGTGGATCAACGCCTTCAACTACCAATACGCCCAACCTGCCGATGCGTGGGGCTTCGCCATTACGAGCGACGTCGTGGCGCATCCGCTGGACGAGCGCAAGCACCTGGCTCGCATCGGGTTCCAGGCGGCGGAAGTGCCGGACGACCGGCCGCTCAACGTGACGCTGGTGCTCGACGCCTCGGGCTCTATGCGCGACGGCAACCGGGTCGACATCGCGCGGGCGGCGGCGGAGACCATTCGTCAAAGCCTGCGCCCGCAGGATCGCGTGGCCGTGGTGCACTTCACCACGGATGTGATCCACGACCTCACGGTTAACCATCGCGCGCCGGACGACTCGGCAGTCTGGCGGTCCATTCGCCGTCTCGAGCCGCATGGGAGCACCAACGTGCAGGCGGGGCTGAACCTGGGCGTGCGGCTGGCCAACCAGGCGCGTCTGGAACGGCCCAGCGCCTACAACTACGTCATCCTGATGTCGGACGGCGTGGCCAACGTGGACGCCACCAATCCGTTCGCGATCCTGGAGTCGGCCTACGACCGGAACGCCGGCAATCCGCTGCGGCTGATCACGGTCGGGGTGGGCATCAACAACTACAACGACGTGTTGCTGGAGCAGCTGGCCCAGCACGGCAACGGGTGGTACCGCTATCTGGACGATACCGCCCAGGCGCAGCGCACCTTTAGCCGGGCGAACTGGCTGGCGTTGTCGACACCGTTCGCGGACCAGACGCGGGCCCAGGTCACCTGGGATCCCGACGTGGTCAAGTCCTGGCGAATCATCGGGTATGAGAACCGGGTGACGTCGGATGCGAGCTTCGCGGAAGACCGCAAGGAGTTCGCGGAGCTGCCGTCGGGCGCCGCCACCACG
This window contains:
- the ftsZ gene encoding cell division protein FtsZ, whose product is MPPSDRGGFDPARMDANNRPPGLVPRILSRDAPLPGRATGFTQIRVIGVGGAGVNAVDRMIDAGLNGVEFVAVNTDAQALRGSRASEIVQIGTHTTGQLGAGGDPRRGAKAASESAGALAEATEGADMVFIAAGMGGGTGTGAAPAIAEIASEQGALTVGVVTSPFTFEGTRRGQIAADGIQALGEQVDALIVVHNDRLLKMSDPRMGIGDAFVLADEMLQRGVQGITDLILTTGIVNVDFADVRAVMSNAGPALMGVGEASGEDRAVTAVNEAMHSPLLETSIEDARGVLLNVTASEDVTLVELNTAAQAVADVVADDANIIFGSVIDPRLSQGVRITLIATGCRPASAAQTSTPGRRARRRTSRTATARSPFTMVPTPANRDETGAAGR
- a CDS encoding ParA family protein → MAVTIAVANQKGGVGKTTTTANLAVTLARHDLRVLVIDTDPQSNLTSSFGLDKAVSPSLADSLLHRDAELPRYRVQDSTDIAIDLVPGTPELAAVESELQTKLGREMRLREHVMRIDNDYDFVLVDTPPSLGVLTLNALVAAQWVIIPTEARFFSLRGLQMLTESIEEVTIVNPNLRVLGIVLNKFDRRLREEKHVAGYLQEQWEAEMFASKIPTNSKILEASSSGLSIFAPGARGRGVRRAVNAYEALAEEVLTRAA
- a CDS encoding RNA polymerase sigma factor, producing the protein MTDEQAVLRCQDGDREAFHHLVERYQDLLYRTAMLMTGSRALAEELVQGALRSAWRGIHGFQHGCPVKPWLMRYLAREGVSQRRRRPTAGVVPAGPGQPDDSDESRHERQEMRQALAGLDADQRHLLVLHYFADLTVPQLAKALDAGEDTVNTRLGRALGQLREGLEAQGAQEVANDGS
- a CDS encoding von Willebrand factor type A domain-containing protein — protein: MAPNYSTDESLGEALREYFAAEAPELRAPTNLWDTLEGRLEEPRRMPRIRRKVLDAASRYWFPTLATGGAVAAGAVLAVWASSANFGAGETYEAVAEAYAPPAATAAPTAAAFQPILATPTPRVVVREVIKEVPVETVVTKEVIKEVAVERVVTQEVIKEVEAVREVVVEKVVERSSAAYSRAPTAQAAPAPTARPAATTFQDNRRQPVVATADDAVSTFSLDTDRTSYQLALNWARQGYDIEPDSVRAEEWINAFNYQYAQPADAWGFAITSDVVAHPLDERKHLARIGFQAAEVPDDRPLNVTLVLDASGSMRDGNRVDIARAAAETIRQSLRPQDRVAVVHFTTDVIHDLTVNHRAPDDSAVWRSIRRLEPHGSTNVQAGLNLGVRLANQARLERPSAYNYVILMSDGVANVDATNPFAILESAYDRNAGNPLRLITVGVGINNYNDVLLEQLAQHGNGWYRYLDDTAQAQRTFSRANWLALSTPFADQTRAQVTWDPDVVKSWRIIGYENRVTSDASFAEDRKEFAELPSGAATTVFYEIELHDRYRGRASQDLKLGRVELRWVVPETGQSRSQQVEVTGRSNLSFGSYEADPLLRLGGIVALAADRYSSLPRGADDGTAGVSTDLAILQEELRALAGPLGGLDAYRDFSFVLERMAERAYTQAPPEAPSGYSR